TTTTCTTCAAAAGGTTTAAGAAATATCTCTTAAAGTATGGAATTTTGACTCTAATACATTTCTTGATTGACTCTTTTGATTATGTCTTTGattttttggattaattagTAAACTTTAACACAATCACTAAGATTAGCATTATTCCTCTTATCACTTGCCACCTTATAGAATTTGGCATATAACTTGTCTAAATCAggtattctttttaaaaagtcttcatttaaaaattatctgAAGGAAGAGTTCTAATACAAGTACTCGACTATATTCaatctttaattgatttcttgtATTGATTATAATGGCATTTTGATCCATCTTCTTAAACATCTTTTTCCCATTTGAGTAATACATCTATCCAAATAATCAACTAAAGTGCTAGCATTGTTTCCACtgtcaaattattttatgccTTGCTTTGGGAATATCATTAAGGCATTGATGGCTGCCAAGTCTAACctcataaatttatgtaaGTTAAGTAATcctatattaaatttttaagtatttgtGTCATCTTTGTAAAGACGAGTATGTTCTAATAAACATTGAATACATTGAGTGCAAATCTACTCTTCAACTCTGCATGTGTTAAAATTCTTCTTCAAGACCTTGTTTAGATTGGAAAGATTAATTTCTGAAAAatcttttttgtttttttcaattacttCAAATTCACactattctaaaatatccCGCACTTTTCTATTCTCACTCTCTAACTCGGGCATTTATATCAACACTGTTAATTTAGCATCCTATCCATCtgaaagtattaaatttatcattactTGGATTTACTTAAAGAACCAGACACTCAAACACACTAAAATGTTCATTGTCTTGAAATTCACACACTTCAATCATTCTTCGATCTTGATCTAAAAACGCACAGTTTAGATGTCTCTCATTATttgtatatattatttaaaccACTAAAGTCAATAGATTCTAGTCCTAatccattaataatattaattaatttattattcctcAAAAacctaattatttatttcactTATAAAcacataaatattaattttaatatatatattattcatttcacaaatattttcttactaattttttcaattcttttttcactaatttatttcttaagaatGATGGTACAACAACAGCACCGAAAAATCCCTGAATTCTATGTAGAATGTGTCCATGAGTAGAATATTCTAATCCCAATCGTTGTCTATTATACtacatataatttaattacaatgcTCCTTTGGCAGACTAAATTGGTGATATAGCTCCTTGTCCTTTCTTGAAATTTGTCATTGCTGTTGTTACATACATTGGTCTATGTGccataatatcaatatttgtaTATTCAAGTGCTATTGATCTTGAAAAGAAATCATCAAATGCTTTGGTTGCAGCATATGTTTAATGATAAGGCAGAGGGACTCTTCCAGCGaatgatgataaattaattattgcagATTTTGTTCTCTAAAGCATTTTAGGAATTATCTTCTTTGTCAAAAATACAATGGGGAAACAATTAACTGTAATCATTTCTCTTAGTTCATTGTCATTGTATTTCTCTAATGGTCTTGtctacaatattaatattatatttaaacatGTGATACTccaacattatttattagcaATCCTATATCCAAATTTTCAATCTATTTGTATACTCTATCAAAAAATCCTTCCTCCAAAGAGTTGTTAAAATCAACCACAACTATCTTAAACTTTGAGGTTGATCCCTTACTTAACTCCTCAATCAACTTTTTAGCCTTCTCCTCATTTCTGACAAGCATGCAAATGTTCACATTTTATTAAGCCAAAACTTGGCAATAGCCTTTTCCAATCCCATCAGATGCCCCTGTTACAACTGCCCAACAGTCTTTGCCATACTTAGCTTATATATTTGGAAAGGGTTGTAAGCACTTATAGAtttcttctaaaattctGAATACAATAAAAGCTATTGTGGCTGATCCAATGATAAAAAagaacataattaaataaataatgttgtatttattttgtaaaatttccttaaattttaacaCAAAACCTTAGGATCATTGATTCTTTTTTGCTCTTTTAATCAAAACTTACTTCAATTACTTTGTTCTAATAGATTAAGGTATGATATAAGTTAATAAAACTCCCATGACCCTGTGATACCAATATCCATGGCTTGTTACTTCCAAACCCAATCTTTATAATCCTCCTCGAGCACATTATTCTGGTGTAATTGCTCCAGCCTCCTTTTCATAATTTGTCAAAGGAGTAGTAACAAAAAATGGTCGATGTGACAATATATCTATTCCCTCAACTTCTATCGCTaaagattatgaaaaatgATCATCAAAAGCTTTTGTTGCAGAATAGGTTTAATGATAAGGCAATGGCAATCTACCTGCAACAGATGATAGATTGATGATAGCAGATCTACTTTTTCTTTGTTTCATAATTGGCAGAACTTTTTTTGTCAGGAAAACCACAGggaatatatttattgtaagCATTTATCGAATGTCAGATTCTTGTTGTCTCTCAAAAGGGTTTTTCTTATGAATAGGAATTAAGAATATACCATTGAAACTCcaacattatttataagtatTCCTATATCGAGATCCTTGATTTactcataaattttatcaaagaaATCTACTTCTGCACATTGTAAGAAATCAGCTATAACAATTCTAAACTTAGACGTAGATTTAGCACTTAATTCCTAAACTAATTTATCtcctttttctt
This window of the Paramecium tetraurelia macronuclear, complete genome genome carries:
- a CDS encoding Steroid dehydrogenase is translated as MFFFIIGSATIAFIVFRILEEIYKCLQPFPNIQAKYGKDCWAVVTGASDGIGKGYCQVLAQQNVNICMLVRNEEKAKKLIEELSKGSTSKFKIVVVDFNNSLEEGFFDRVYKQIENLDIGLLINNVGVSHTRPLEKYNDNELREMITVNCFPIVFLTKKIIPKMLQRTKSAIINLSSFAGRVPLPYHQTYAATKAFDDFFSRSIALEYTNIDIMAHRPMYVTTAMTNFKKGQGAISPIQSAKGALQRLGLEYSTHGHILHRIQGFFGAVVVPSFLRNKLVKKELKKLVRKYL
- a CDS encoding Steroid dehydrogenase — translated: MLDYLYLVIELYGLRTVLYFVFLLLGEIYKCLQPFPNLKKKYGQDCWAVVTGATDGIGKAYCQELAKQNVNVCMIIRNKEKGDKLVQELSAKSTSKFRIVIADFLQCAEVDFFDKIYEQIKDLDIGILINNVGVSMKNPFERQQESDIRQMLTINIFPVVFLTKKVLPIMKQRKSRSAIINLSSVAGRLPLPYHQTYSATKAFDDHFSQSLAIEVEGIDILSHRPFFVTTPLTNYEKEAGAITPEQCARGGLQRLGLEVTSHGYWYHRVMGVLLTYIIPQSIRTKQLKQVLIKRAKKNQ